The genomic interval CACGGACCCTGAGCTCACGACACGTCGCAACGTCCGACTGCCGTACTAACCGATATCGGTGTTGACCCCGGCCTCTGTCAGACGAGTTCGATCTCGATGGCCAGGACGCCGAGGGCTTCCTTCTCCGGGCCGTAGATCCGGCGGATGTTGGCGAGCTGCTGCTCGCGCGGGCTGTCGGGGTTGACCCGTGCGGGTCCCTCGGTGTCGAGCATCTGCTCGAAGGAGGTGTAGCGGGCGACGCGCTTGACGCGGGTCAGGGCGTCGTCGGTGCCGCAGATGAAGCGGATGTGGTCGCCGG from Catenulispora sp. GP43 carries:
- a CDS encoding ASCH domain-containing protein; translation: MNARPNTETGVRAREMNLYRRYFDLVASGRKTIEVRVQYPNLRSLAAGDHIRFICGTDDALTRVKRVARYTSFEQMLDTEGPARVNPDSPREQQLANIRRIYGPEKEALGVLAIEIELV